A single Geothermobacter hydrogeniphilus DNA region contains:
- a CDS encoding oligosaccharide repeat unit polymerase: MIDNIMLTLTLHFFVLLLSFVLFFADENGLCVVVFAIFSAIFELCLWASREKRNLSLNWCHPVPVFVFGYCVVYYQLPFCYISGFDLSHYSNQVIFAPHNISYCVLLAVIGLSSFFCGEQILYLRSNNDNFIKINVELGGNFESKNQRIMTVNNFVVFGSLLFFFFYIRSIGFYSYFGFSYGGATLPRGILSTHFRFAFMVLLYLAILLEIYRLVLAKPDTLCGYFSVWDKRVLAVIIVTLVPFVLSGDRGAYLQPLALVVAPYYVLVKPLRFSQAVAAAIILSLMLVVVGDTRGRSVTLKEAFINRVEAVSNPAKWPTIELANSFGTFNIATKYFPEYYSYNNGLNMLYRIASLVPFSSYFTEVEKKNKENDYIFISSLFFTNILTRGTFSSGSGTSSLADIYIDYGPYGIPIITFLWGVFMGFIGRKNSFTFSPVSVFLYAYYVYYSIYVNRSSFFFGWNIFVWVLILFYFIDKLYIDNLSVIDGRQ; encoded by the coding sequence TTGATTGATAATATTATGTTAACGTTAACATTGCATTTCTTTGTACTGTTGTTGTCATTTGTGCTTTTTTTTGCTGATGAAAATGGATTATGTGTTGTTGTTTTTGCAATATTTTCTGCAATATTTGAACTTTGTTTGTGGGCAAGTCGAGAGAAAAGAAATTTAAGTCTAAATTGGTGTCATCCAGTTCCTGTATTTGTTTTTGGATACTGTGTTGTTTATTATCAGTTGCCATTCTGTTATATCTCCGGATTCGATCTATCGCATTATTCAAATCAGGTTATATTTGCCCCTCATAATATTTCATATTGTGTTCTTCTTGCGGTTATTGGATTGTCGTCATTTTTTTGTGGAGAACAGATTCTGTATTTAAGAAGCAATAACGATAATTTCATAAAGATAAATGTTGAACTAGGAGGCAATTTTGAAAGTAAAAATCAAAGGATTATGACTGTTAATAACTTTGTTGTATTTGGATCGTTATTGTTTTTCTTTTTTTATATAAGAAGTATTGGATTTTATTCCTATTTTGGGTTTTCTTATGGGGGTGCAACTCTTCCTAGAGGGATATTGTCAACCCATTTTAGGTTCGCTTTTATGGTCTTGCTTTATTTGGCTATTCTTTTAGAAATATACCGACTTGTTCTAGCCAAGCCAGATACACTTTGTGGTTATTTTTCCGTTTGGGATAAGAGAGTTCTTGCTGTCATCATTGTTACACTTGTTCCGTTTGTCCTCTCGGGAGACAGGGGAGCATATCTTCAACCGCTAGCTTTAGTTGTTGCCCCATATTATGTCTTGGTGAAGCCATTGCGTTTTTCGCAGGCGGTTGCAGCTGCTATTATTCTTTCTTTGATGCTTGTTGTTGTCGGTGACACAAGGGGTAGAAGTGTCACCTTGAAGGAAGCTTTTATCAATCGAGTGGAAGCGGTTTCGAATCCTGCAAAATGGCCCACAATTGAACTTGCAAATAGCTTTGGTACTTTTAATATTGCTACTAAATATTTCCCTGAATATTATTCTTATAATAATGGTTTAAACATGTTGTATAGAATTGCATCTCTTGTTCCTTTTTCTTCATACTTTACAGAAGTTGAAAAAAAGAATAAGGAAAATGATTATATATTCATTTCTAGTCTGTTTTTTACAAACATTCTTACAAGGGGAACTTTTTCATCTGGTTCTGGTACGTCTTCACTTGCTGATATATATATAGATTATGGTCCTTATGGTATACCTATAATCACATTCTTGTGGGGTGTGTTTATGGGTTTTATAGGGCGGAAAAATAGTTTTACCTTTTCCCCTGTCTCGGTTTTTTTATATGCATACTATGTATATTACAGTATATACGTGAATAGGTCGTCATTCTTTTTTGGGTGGAATATATTCGTATGGGTTTTAATTCTATTTTATTTTATAGACAAGCTTTACATAGATAATCTATCGGTTATAGATGGTAGACAATGA
- a CDS encoding acyltransferase, with the protein MIVRGLKKMIKTYKRVKDPVEFARTLGVDVGERCRLIGITEGTFGSEPYLVSLGSHVTITSGVKFITHDGGVWVFRDESPDLDIIAPIKVGNNVFIGINSIIMPGVTIGDNCVIAAGSVVARDIPSGSVAAGVPSKTIKSVEDYQRGIIPRALNTKGLSRVEKRAFLQELFEEK; encoded by the coding sequence ATGATTGTCCGAGGATTAAAAAAAATGATTAAGACATATAAAAGGGTGAAGGATCCTGTTGAATTCGCACGGACTTTAGGTGTAGATGTGGGTGAAAGATGTCGTCTGATTGGCATTACAGAGGGAACTTTTGGTTCAGAGCCTTATCTTGTATCGCTAGGATCACATGTTACCATAACTTCAGGTGTAAAATTTATTACCCATGATGGTGGCGTGTGGGTATTTCGAGATGAATCTCCAGATTTAGATATTATTGCACCGATTAAGGTTGGTAATAATGTTTTTATTGGGATTAATTCTATAATAATGCCTGGTGTTACAATTGGAGATAATTGTGTTATTGCTGCAGGTTCTGTTGTTGCTCGTGATATTCCCTCAGGGTCTGTTGCGGCCGGAGTTCCTTCTAAAACCATAAAATCTGTTGAAGACTATCAGAGAGGAATAATCCCCAGAGCCCTTAATACTAAAGGGCTCTCTCGTGTAGAAAAGAGAGCTTTTCTTCAAGAACTGTTCGAAGAGAAATAG
- a CDS encoding lipopolysaccharide biosynthesis protein yields the protein MNRMSLKTNFSWTLVGNLIYALCQWGIIASFAKFGSPEIVGRFSYALALTSPVFLFTSLKLRSAQATDQKHEYQFGDYLATRLLTSVLAFICIVLLAVYICDDSDLVFIVILIGAMKGIESFSDIIYGLFQQEERMDCISKSLMIRGIISFFAVMILVVQDKSLLVVLAAMFAVWTGVLVCYDVPKARTLLRGRRKNETLRPVWDEARIKALVVLTLPLGGAVALGSLYTNLPRYFIKHQLGVYDLGIFSALAYFMLAGNTVINALGQSASPRLARLHAEKKHQAFRRLLTKIVAIGFVLGCCGVLVAFFFGDSLLELFYSSEYAAHSDIFLLLMIAAGVQYTYIFLGSAINAMRLFRVQVLVSLLSVVILGICCYLFAGPFGLTGVVIAMIVVKILEATVYLLLLLKFIGKNACGVEI from the coding sequence ATGAATAGAATGTCCTTAAAAACTAATTTTTCATGGACCCTTGTAGGAAATTTAATTTATGCACTTTGCCAGTGGGGAATAATTGCAAGCTTCGCGAAATTCGGCTCACCTGAAATTGTAGGTCGTTTTTCATACGCGCTTGCATTGACTTCACCTGTTTTTCTATTTACAAGTCTTAAACTGAGATCAGCTCAGGCTACGGACCAAAAGCACGAGTATCAATTTGGTGATTATCTTGCGACTAGGTTGTTGACTAGTGTTTTAGCCTTTATTTGCATTGTTCTGCTTGCTGTGTATATATGTGATGACAGCGACCTTGTTTTTATCGTTATTCTTATAGGGGCGATGAAAGGAATAGAGTCGTTTAGTGATATTATCTATGGTCTATTTCAGCAAGAAGAACGAATGGACTGTATATCAAAATCATTGATGATTAGAGGGATAATATCTTTTTTTGCAGTTATGATCTTGGTTGTTCAGGATAAAAGTCTGTTAGTAGTATTGGCTGCTATGTTTGCAGTTTGGACTGGAGTCTTGGTTTGTTACGATGTTCCCAAAGCTAGAACTTTACTTAGGGGGCGGAGGAAAAATGAAACGCTGAGACCGGTTTGGGATGAAGCGCGAATTAAGGCCTTAGTGGTACTGACTCTCCCGTTGGGTGGGGCTGTTGCTCTAGGCTCATTGTATACAAACCTCCCACGCTACTTTATTAAGCATCAACTTGGTGTTTACGATTTAGGAATTTTTTCAGCACTTGCTTATTTTATGCTTGCTGGGAATACTGTTATTAATGCACTTGGACAATCAGCAAGCCCGCGATTAGCTCGCTTGCACGCCGAAAAAAAACATCAGGCTTTTAGGCGTCTTCTAACAAAAATTGTTGCAATTGGTTTCGTGCTGGGATGTTGTGGCGTTCTAGTGGCTTTTTTTTTCGGGGACTCTCTTTTGGAGTTATTTTATTCATCCGAATATGCTGCACATTCTGATATTTTTCTCCTTCTAATGATTGCTGCTGGCGTTCAGTATACTTACATATTTTTAGGTTCAGCTATTAATGCTATGCGTCTTTTTAGGGTGCAGGTGCTAGTTAGTTTGTTGAGTGTAGTCATTTTAGGTATATGTTGTTATTTATTTGCTGGGCCATTTGGGCTGACGGGTGTTGTTATTGCAATGATCGTGGTAAAGATTCTAGAGGCTACAGTTTATTTATTATTATTGTTAAAATTTATAGGAAAGAATGCTTGCGGAGTGGAGATCTAG
- a CDS encoding UDP binding domain-containing protein, translating to EAIGYHPQVILAGRRINDDMGKHVAEQTVKKLIRADKTVKGARVLVLGLTFKENCPDIRNTKVVDIIAELKEYGVEVLVHDPMADPAEAWHEYGLELVTLNDIAPVDGVVWAVAHDVFADITPKQLKDLCGNGNGSGVVIDVKGLLRRDDVESTGLRYWSL from the coding sequence GAGGCGATCGGCTACCACCCGCAGGTGATTCTCGCCGGCCGGCGCATCAACGACGACATGGGCAAGCATGTCGCCGAGCAGACGGTGAAGAAGCTGATCCGTGCTGACAAGACGGTCAAGGGGGCGCGGGTGCTGGTGCTGGGGCTGACCTTCAAGGAGAACTGTCCCGATATTCGCAATACCAAGGTTGTCGATATCATCGCCGAGCTTAAAGAGTACGGCGTTGAGGTGCTGGTGCATGATCCCATGGCGGATCCGGCTGAGGCGTGGCATGAGTATGGGCTTGAACTGGTGACCCTGAATGATATTGCACCGGTTGATGGTGTTGTCTGGGCGGTGGCGCATGATGTCTTTGCGGATATTACCCCGAAGCAGTTGAAGGATCTTTGTGGTAACGGCAATGGGTCCGGGGTGGTGATAGATGTGAAGGGCTTGTTGCGGCGGGATGACGTTGAGTCTACTGGATTGAGATATTGGAGTTTGTGA